In Pseudomonas putida, a genomic segment contains:
- the ppx gene encoding exopolyphosphatase, with translation MPHTTAKNLSLIAAIDLGSNSFHMVVAKAHHTEIRILERLGEKVQLAAGIDDARMLSEEAMERGLECLKRFAQLINGMPAGAVRIVGTNALREARNRNAFIQRAEAILGHPVEVISGREEARLIYLGVSHTLADTPGKRLVADIGGGSTEFIIGQRFEPLLRESLQMGCVSFTQRYFRDGKITPARYAQAYTAARLELMSIEHALHRLTWDEAIGSSGTIRAIGAAIKACGLGNGEVNAEGLATVKRKLFKLGEVDKIDFDGVKPDRRTIFPAGLAILEAIFDALELQRMDHCDGALREGVLFDLLGRHHHEDVRERTLNSLMERYHVDQGQAARVERKALHAFDQVADAWGLKDGNWRDLLGWAAKIHEIGLDIAHYHYHKHGAYLIEHSDLSGFSREDQQMLALLVRGHRRNIPKDRFAEFGAEGQQLIRLCVLLRFAILFHHIRGTQQMPTVELQAGEDSLNVVFPDGWLEQNQLTQADFANEAEWLTRVGFVLSVR, from the coding sequence ATGCCGCATACCACCGCGAAGAACCTGTCTCTGATCGCTGCCATCGACCTGGGCTCCAACAGTTTCCACATGGTAGTCGCCAAGGCCCACCACACCGAGATCCGCATTCTCGAAAGGCTGGGGGAAAAGGTGCAGCTGGCAGCCGGCATCGACGACGCCCGCATGCTCAGCGAAGAGGCCATGGAACGAGGCCTGGAGTGCCTCAAGCGCTTTGCCCAGCTGATCAACGGCATGCCCGCCGGTGCCGTGCGCATCGTCGGCACCAACGCCCTGCGTGAAGCGCGCAACCGCAACGCCTTCATCCAGCGCGCCGAAGCCATTCTCGGCCACCCGGTCGAGGTCATTTCCGGTCGTGAAGAAGCGCGCCTGATCTACCTGGGCGTGTCGCACACCCTGGCCGACACCCCCGGCAAGCGCCTGGTCGCCGACATCGGCGGCGGCAGCACCGAGTTCATCATCGGCCAGCGCTTCGAACCGCTGCTGCGCGAAAGCCTGCAGATGGGCTGCGTCAGCTTCACCCAGCGCTACTTCCGCGACGGCAAGATCACCCCGGCGCGCTACGCCCAGGCCTACACCGCCGCACGCCTGGAGCTGATGAGCATCGAGCACGCCCTGCACCGCCTGACCTGGGACGAGGCCATCGGCTCGTCGGGCACCATTCGCGCCATCGGCGCCGCCATCAAGGCCTGCGGCCTGGGCAACGGCGAGGTCAACGCCGAAGGCCTGGCCACGGTCAAGCGCAAGCTGTTCAAGCTGGGCGAGGTCGACAAGATCGACTTCGACGGCGTCAAGCCGGACCGCCGCACCATCTTCCCGGCCGGCCTTGCCATCCTCGAGGCGATTTTCGACGCCCTCGAACTGCAACGCATGGACCACTGCGACGGCGCCCTGCGTGAAGGCGTGCTGTTCGATCTGCTCGGCCGCCACCACCACGAGGACGTTCGCGAGCGCACCTTGAATTCGTTGATGGAGCGCTACCATGTCGACCAGGGCCAGGCGGCACGGGTCGAACGCAAGGCGCTGCACGCCTTCGACCAGGTGGCCGACGCGTGGGGGCTCAAAGATGGAAACTGGCGCGATCTGCTGGGATGGGCGGCGAAAATCCATGAAATCGGCTTGGACATCGCTCATTACCACTACCACAAGCACGGCGCCTACCTGATCGAGCACTCCGACCTGTCGGGGTTCTCCCGCGAGGATCAGCAGATGCTCGCGCTGCTGGTGCGCGGCCACCGCCGCAACATCCCCAAGGACCGCTTCGCCGAATTCGGCGCCGAAGGCCAGCAGTTGATCCGCCTGTGCGTTCTGCTGCGCTTCGCCATCCTGTTCCACCACATCCGCGGCACCCAGCAGATGCCGACCGTGGAGCTGCAGGCCGGTGAAGACAGCCTCAATGTGGTGTTCCCGGATGGCTGGCTGGAGCAGAACCAACTGACCCAGGCCGACTTCGCCAACGAAGCGGAGTGGCTGACCCGGGTCGGTTTCGTCCTCAGCGTACGTTGA
- the rho gene encoding transcription termination factor Rho, protein MNLTELKQKPITDLLEMAEQMGIENMARSRKQDVIFALLKKHAKSGEEISGDGVLEILQDGFGFLRSADASYLAGPDDIYVSPSQIRRFNLRTGDTIVGKIRPPKEGERYFALLKVDTINFDRPENAKNKILFENLTPLFPNERLKMEAGNGSTEDLTGRVIDLCAPIGKGQRGLIVAPPKAGKTIMLQNIAANITRNNPECHLIVLLIDERPEEVTEMQRTVRGEVVASTFDEPPTRHVQVAEMVIEKAKRLVEHKKDVVILLDSITRLARAYNTVIPSSGKVLTGGVDAHALEKPKRFFGAARNIEEGGSLTIIATALVETGSKMDEVIYEEFKGTGNMELPLDRRIAEKRVFPAININRSGTRREELLTADDELQRMWILRKLLHPMDEVAAIEFLVDKLKQTKTNDEFFLSMKRK, encoded by the coding sequence ATGAACCTGACTGAACTCAAGCAAAAGCCGATTACCGATCTGCTGGAAATGGCCGAACAGATGGGCATCGAAAACATGGCCCGTTCGCGCAAGCAGGACGTGATTTTCGCCCTGTTGAAGAAGCACGCGAAAAGCGGCGAAGAGATCTCGGGTGACGGCGTGCTGGAGATTCTCCAGGATGGTTTCGGTTTCCTGCGTTCGGCTGATGCGTCCTACCTGGCCGGCCCAGACGACATCTACGTCTCGCCCAGCCAGATCCGCCGCTTCAACCTGCGTACCGGCGACACCATCGTCGGCAAGATCCGCCCGCCGAAGGAAGGGGAGCGTTACTTCGCCCTGCTGAAGGTCGATACCATCAACTTCGACCGTCCGGAAAACGCCAAGAACAAGATCCTGTTCGAGAACCTGACGCCGCTGTTCCCCAACGAGCGCCTGAAGATGGAAGCCGGTAACGGCTCCACCGAAGACCTCACCGGCCGCGTCATCGACCTGTGCGCTCCGATCGGCAAGGGCCAGCGTGGCCTGATCGTCGCTCCGCCGAAAGCGGGCAAGACCATCATGCTGCAGAACATCGCGGCCAACATCACCCGCAACAACCCCGAGTGCCACCTGATCGTCCTGCTGATCGACGAGCGCCCGGAAGAAGTGACCGAGATGCAGCGCACCGTGCGCGGTGAAGTGGTCGCCTCGACCTTCGACGAGCCGCCGACCCGCCACGTGCAGGTCGCCGAGATGGTCATCGAGAAGGCCAAGCGCCTGGTCGAGCACAAGAAGGACGTGGTCATCCTGCTCGACTCCATCACCCGTCTGGCCCGTGCCTACAACACCGTGATCCCGAGCTCCGGCAAGGTGCTGACCGGTGGTGTCGATGCCCACGCCCTGGAGAAGCCGAAGCGTTTCTTCGGTGCCGCGCGTAACATCGAGGAAGGCGGTTCGTTGACCATCATCGCCACCGCGCTGGTCGAAACCGGCTCGAAGATGGACGAAGTGATCTACGAAGAGTTCAAGGGTACCGGCAACATGGAGCTGCCCCTGGACCGCCGCATCGCCGAGAAGCGTGTGTTCCCGGCCATCAACATCAACCGTTCCGGTACTCGCCGCGAAGAGCTGCTGACCGCCGACGACGAACTGCAGCGCATGTGGATCCTGCGCAAGCTGCTGCACCCGATGGACGAAGTCGCGGCCATCGAGTTCCTGGTCGACAAGCTCAAGCAGACCAAGACCAACGACGAGTTCTTCCTGTCGATGAAGCGTAAGTAA
- the trxA gene encoding thioredoxin TrxA, which produces MSSDLIKHVTDATFEAEVLQAQGPVLVDYWAEWCGPCKMIAPVLDDIASTYEGKLTVAKLNIDENQETPAKHGVRGIPTLMLFKNGNVEATKVGALSKSQLAAFLDAHL; this is translated from the coding sequence ATGAGCAGCGATCTGATCAAACACGTCACCGACGCCACCTTCGAAGCCGAAGTTCTTCAGGCTCAAGGCCCGGTGCTGGTCGACTACTGGGCTGAATGGTGCGGTCCATGCAAGATGATCGCTCCGGTTCTGGACGACATCGCTTCCACCTACGAAGGCAAACTGACCGTCGCCAAGCTGAACATCGACGAGAACCAGGAAACTCCAGCCAAGCACGGCGTGCGTGGTATCCCGACCCTGATGCTGTTCAAGAATGGCAACGTCGAAGCCACCAAGGTCGGCGCTCTGTCCAAGTCGCAGCTGGCCGCGTTCCTCGACGCCCACCTGTGA
- a CDS encoding DedA family protein — translation MLQQFLQDFGYFALFLGTFFEGETILVLAGFLAFRGYMDIKLVCLVAFLGSYAGDQLWYFMGRRHGRRILARKPRWQAMGDKALGHIRRHPDIWVLSFRFVYGLRTVMPVAIGLSGYPPRRYLLLNGIGAAIWALALGAAAYHFGAILEGLLGNVKRYELWVLGGLLVLGGLLWLRRRFRALRAERKAATAPDQPADK, via the coding sequence ATGCTTCAACAATTCCTGCAGGATTTCGGCTACTTCGCCCTTTTTCTAGGCACCTTTTTTGAAGGCGAGACCATCCTGGTGCTTGCAGGCTTCCTCGCGTTCCGCGGCTACATGGACATCAAGCTGGTATGCCTGGTGGCCTTTCTCGGCAGCTACGCGGGCGATCAATTGTGGTATTTCATGGGCCGCCGTCATGGGCGCCGGATCCTCGCCCGCAAGCCGCGCTGGCAGGCCATGGGCGACAAGGCCCTGGGGCACATTCGCCGCCACCCCGACATCTGGGTGCTGAGCTTCCGCTTCGTCTACGGCCTGCGCACGGTGATGCCAGTGGCGATCGGCCTGTCGGGCTACCCGCCACGCCGCTACCTGCTGCTCAATGGCATCGGCGCCGCGATCTGGGCGCTGGCCCTGGGCGCTGCCGCCTATCACTTCGGCGCCATCCTCGAAGGCTTGCTGGGCAACGTCAAACGCTATGAGCTATGGGTACTAGGGGGGCTGTTGGTATTGGGCGGCCTGCTCTGGTTGCGCCGACGCTTCCGCGCCCTGCGGGCCGAGCGCAAGGCGGCTACCGCACCGGATCAGCCCGCCGATAAATGA
- a CDS encoding FTR1 family protein codes for MFSFAFPPRPAMNSHSRPFAWLPALLLAQALALCSTFAQAEAPAEATKALHLLDYIGADYPPTVQGGKVIDEGEYREQLEFSAVLADLVKHLPAHAEQGALSQGVETLRQAVDQRQDGASVAKQARQLGARLAVAYEVSQAPVITPDPARGASLYAQNCAICHGDSGAGDGPAGVGLEPAPANLRNTERLDQLSLFDLYNTLGLGIDGTEMPSFADQLDERQRWDVAAYVASFTANPEAARGDKTWNIADLARQTPAEVSANEGEAALGAFRAQRAKPAQVKRGPAQLLEYTATTLDKSLAAYREGDHDQAYDLSVAAYLEGFELVESSLDNIDTEARKDTEKALMAYRQALQDGLPAAQAEQRLAEAKTKLDQAAKLLGSDGLSWSLSYISGLLILLREGLEAILVLAAILAFLRNTGQQSAVRSVNMGWALALVAGFATWALAAYVIDVGGAQRELLEGCTALFAAVMVLWLGVWMHDRRHAAAWQDYIKSSLVSGGGRFGFAVLAFFSVYRELFEVILFYETLWLQAGPAGHQAVLAGGATALVLLVGLAWVILRGSAKLPLSLFFGINAALLCALSVVFAGHGVKALQEAGVLGTRPLAFFEFDWLGIHADAYSLGAQAVALLAIVVLYGRSRLAEKRRAAV; via the coding sequence ATGTTCTCTTTCGCATTCCCTCCGAGACCGGCCATGAATTCCCATTCCCGTCCGTTCGCCTGGTTGCCGGCCTTGCTGCTGGCCCAGGCGCTGGCGCTGTGCAGCACCTTCGCCCAGGCCGAAGCACCCGCCGAGGCCACCAAGGCCCTGCATTTGCTCGACTACATCGGCGCCGACTACCCACCGACCGTACAGGGCGGCAAGGTCATCGACGAGGGTGAATACCGCGAGCAACTGGAGTTCAGCGCGGTCTTGGCCGACCTGGTCAAGCACCTGCCGGCGCACGCCGAGCAGGGTGCCCTGAGCCAGGGCGTCGAAACCCTGCGCCAGGCCGTCGATCAGCGCCAGGACGGCGCCAGCGTGGCCAAGCAGGCGCGCCAGCTGGGCGCTCGCCTGGCCGTGGCCTACGAGGTCAGCCAGGCTCCGGTGATTACCCCCGACCCTGCGCGCGGCGCCTCGCTGTATGCCCAGAACTGCGCCATCTGCCACGGCGACAGCGGTGCCGGCGATGGCCCGGCAGGCGTCGGCCTGGAGCCTGCGCCTGCCAACCTGCGCAATACCGAGCGCCTCGACCAGCTGAGCCTGTTCGACCTCTACAACACCCTGGGTCTGGGCATCGATGGCACCGAGATGCCGTCGTTCGCCGACCAGCTTGATGAACGCCAGCGCTGGGACGTGGCCGCCTATGTGGCGAGTTTCACCGCCAACCCTGAAGCGGCCAGGGGCGACAAGACCTGGAACATCGCCGACCTGGCCCGCCAGACCCCGGCCGAGGTGAGCGCCAACGAAGGCGAGGCGGCGCTCGGGGCCTTCCGTGCCCAGCGTGCCAAGCCTGCGCAGGTCAAGCGTGGCCCGGCGCAGTTGCTCGAATACACCGCAACCACCCTCGACAAGAGCCTGGCGGCCTACCGCGAAGGCGACCACGACCAGGCCTATGACCTGTCGGTAGCCGCCTACCTGGAAGGCTTCGAGCTGGTGGAAAGCTCGCTGGACAACATCGACACCGAGGCCCGCAAGGACACCGAGAAAGCCCTGATGGCCTACCGTCAGGCGCTGCAGGATGGCCTGCCGGCAGCCCAGGCCGAACAGCGCCTGGCCGAAGCCAAGACGAAGCTGGACCAGGCCGCCAAACTGCTGGGCAGCGATGGCCTGAGCTGGTCGCTGAGCTACATCTCCGGGTTGCTGATCCTGCTCCGCGAAGGCCTCGAGGCGATCCTGGTGCTGGCGGCGATCCTCGCGTTCCTGCGCAATACCGGCCAGCAATCGGCGGTGCGCAGCGTCAACATGGGTTGGGCCCTGGCCCTGGTCGCCGGTTTCGCCACCTGGGCGCTGGCGGCCTATGTGATCGATGTCGGCGGCGCCCAGCGTGAACTGCTCGAAGGCTGCACGGCGCTGTTCGCCGCAGTGATGGTGCTGTGGCTGGGCGTGTGGATGCACGACCGCCGGCATGCCGCGGCCTGGCAGGACTACATCAAGAGCAGCCTGGTCAGTGGCGGCGGGCGCTTTGGCTTTGCCGTGCTGGCGTTCTTCTCGGTGTACCGCGAGCTGTTTGAGGTAATCCTGTTCTACGAGACCCTGTGGCTGCAGGCCGGCCCGGCTGGGCACCAGGCGGTGCTGGCCGGTGGCGCCACCGCACTGGTGCTGCTGGTGGGCCTGGCCTGGGTGATTCTGCGGGGTTCGGCGAAGCTGCCGCTGTCGCTGTTCTTCGGCATCAACGCCGCGTTGCTGTGCGCCTTGTCGGTGGTGTTCGCCGGGCATGGCGTCAAGGCGCTGCAGGAGGCCGGGGTGCTGGGCACGCGTCCGCTGGCGTTCTTCGAGTTCGACTGGCTGGGGATTCATGCCGATGCCTACTCGCTCGGGGCGCAAGCGGTGGCATTGTTGGCGATTGTGGTGTTGTATGGGCGCAGTCGCCTGGCCGAGAAGCGTCGGGCTGCGGTTTAA
- the ppk1 gene encoding polyphosphate kinase 1: protein MNNEVLTPVAIKEAQAVPEELVQTPPDLPPEPEPVVETPAPAPTPAIVVPSLDDSSLYIHRELSQLQFNIRVLEQALDESYPLLERLKFLLIFSSNLDEFFEIRVAGLKKQINFAREQAGADGLQPHQALARISELVHIEVERQYAILNDVLLPELEKHAIRFIRRRYWTPKLKTWVRRYFRDEIAPIITPIGLDPTHPFPLLVNKSLNFIVELEGVDAFGRDSGLAIIPAPRLLPRVIRVPEDVGGAGDNFVFLSSMIHAHADDLFQGMKVKGCYQFRLTRNADLALDSEEVDDLARALRGELFSRRYGDAVRLEVADTCPKHLSDYLLKQFSLSESELYQVNGPVNLTRLFSITGLDSHPELQYTPFTPAIPKLLQNADNIFSVIGKQDILLMHPFESFTPVVDLLRQAAKDPHVLAVRQTLYRSGANSEIVDALVDAARNGKEVTAVIELRARFDEESNLQMASRLQAAGAVVIYGVVGFKTHAKMMLILRREQGEIVRYAHLGTGNYHAGNARLYTDYSLLTSDDALTEDVGKLFSQLIGMGKTLRMKKLLHAPFTLKKGMLDMIARETQFALEGKPAHIIAKFNSLTDAKVIKALYKASQSGVKIDLVVRGMCCLRPGIPGVSHNIQVRSIIGRFLEHTRVFYFLNGGEEQIYLSSADWMERNLDKRVETCFPVEGKKLLLRVKKELEGYLTDNTHAWTLQPDGRYVRISPTGNQNPRSAQATLLERLSNPVLNVR from the coding sequence ATGAATAATGAAGTGCTAACCCCTGTCGCGATCAAGGAAGCCCAGGCTGTCCCCGAGGAGCTGGTGCAGACCCCTCCGGACCTGCCGCCTGAGCCCGAGCCCGTGGTCGAGACGCCGGCCCCCGCACCGACGCCGGCCATCGTCGTGCCGAGCCTGGACGACAGCAGCCTGTACATTCATCGCGAGCTTTCGCAGCTGCAGTTCAACATCCGTGTGCTGGAACAGGCGCTGGACGAGTCCTACCCGCTGCTGGAGCGTTTGAAGTTCCTGCTGATCTTCTCCAGCAACCTCGACGAGTTCTTCGAGATCCGCGTCGCGGGCCTGAAGAAGCAGATCAATTTCGCCCGTGAACAGGCCGGTGCCGACGGCCTGCAGCCGCACCAGGCGCTGGCGCGCATCAGCGAGCTGGTGCACATCGAGGTGGAACGCCAGTACGCGATCCTCAACGACGTGCTGCTGCCGGAGCTTGAAAAGCACGCCATCCGCTTCATCCGTCGCCGCTACTGGACGCCCAAGCTCAAGACTTGGGTACGCCGCTATTTCCGCGACGAGATCGCGCCGATCATCACCCCGATCGGCCTCGACCCGACCCACCCGTTCCCGCTGCTGGTGAACAAGAGCCTGAACTTCATCGTCGAGCTCGAAGGGGTCGACGCCTTCGGCCGCGACTCGGGCCTGGCGATCATCCCTGCGCCGCGCCTGCTGCCGCGCGTCATCCGCGTGCCGGAAGACGTGGGCGGCGCGGGCGACAACTTCGTATTCCTGTCGTCGATGATCCACGCCCACGCCGACGACCTGTTCCAGGGCATGAAGGTCAAGGGCTGCTACCAGTTCCGCCTGACCCGCAACGCCGACCTGGCGCTGGACTCCGAGGAGGTCGACGACCTGGCCCGTGCCTTGCGCGGCGAGCTGTTCTCGCGCCGTTATGGCGATGCCGTGCGTCTGGAAGTGGCCGACACCTGCCCCAAGCACCTCTCCGACTACCTGCTCAAGCAGTTTAGCCTGAGCGAGAGCGAGCTCTACCAGGTCAATGGCCCGGTCAACCTGACCCGCCTGTTCAGCATCACTGGCCTGGACAGCCATCCGGAGCTGCAGTACACGCCATTCACCCCGGCGATCCCGAAACTGCTGCAGAACGCCGACAACATCTTCAGCGTCATCGGCAAGCAGGACATCCTGCTGATGCACCCGTTCGAGTCCTTCACGCCGGTCGTCGACCTGCTGCGCCAGGCCGCCAAGGACCCGCACGTGCTCGCCGTGCGCCAGACCCTGTACCGTTCCGGGGCCAACTCGGAGATCGTCGACGCCCTGGTGGACGCGGCGCGTAACGGCAAGGAGGTCACCGCGGTGATCGAGCTGCGCGCGCGTTTCGACGAAGAATCCAACCTGCAGATGGCCAGCCGCCTGCAAGCGGCGGGTGCGGTGGTGATCTACGGCGTGGTCGGCTTCAAGACCCACGCCAAGATGATGCTGATCCTGCGCCGCGAGCAGGGCGAGATCGTGCGTTACGCGCACCTGGGTACTGGCAACTACCACGCCGGCAATGCCCGCCTGTACACCGACTACAGCCTGCTGACCTCCGACGATGCCCTCACCGAGGACGTCGGCAAGCTGTTCAGCCAGCTGATCGGCATGGGCAAGACGCTGCGCATGAAGAAGCTGTTGCATGCGCCGTTCACCCTGAAGAAGGGCATGCTCGACATGATTGCCCGCGAGACCCAGTTCGCCCTGGAAGGCAAACCGGCGCACATCATCGCCAAGTTCAACTCGCTGACCGACGCCAAGGTCATCAAGGCCTTGTACAAGGCCAGCCAGTCGGGCGTGAAGATCGACCTGGTGGTGCGTGGCATGTGCTGCCTGCGCCCTGGCATCCCGGGGGTATCGCACAATATCCAGGTGCGCTCGATCATCGGCCGCTTCCTGGAGCACACCCGGGTGTTCTATTTCCTCAATGGCGGCGAAGAGCAGATCTACCTGTCCAGCGCCGACTGGATGGAGCGCAACCTCGACAAGCGCGTCGAGACCTGCTTCCCGGTCGAGGGCAAGAAGCTGCTGTTGCGGGTCAAGAAGGAACTCGAGGGTTACCTCACCGACAACACCCACGCCTGGACCCTGCAGCCCGATGGACGCTACGTGCGCATCAGCCCCACCGGCAACCAGAACCCGCGCAGTGCCCAGGCGACCCTGCTGGAGCGCCTGAGCAACCCGGTCCTCAACGTACGCTGA
- a CDS encoding YaiI/YqxD family protein codes for MRIWIDADACPKPAKDLIVKFALKRKLEVVMVAGQAVAKPAFAIVRLIVVPSGMDAADDYLVEHAEPGELVICSDVPLADRLIKKGVAALDPRGREFDERNMGERLAVRNLFTELREQGQVGGGQAPYGEREKQAFANALDRILTRLSKG; via the coding sequence ATGCGCATCTGGATCGACGCCGACGCCTGCCCCAAACCGGCCAAGGACCTGATCGTCAAGTTCGCCCTCAAGCGCAAGCTGGAGGTGGTGATGGTCGCCGGCCAGGCCGTGGCCAAGCCGGCCTTCGCCATCGTGCGGCTGATCGTGGTGCCCAGTGGCATGGACGCCGCCGACGATTACCTGGTCGAGCATGCCGAGCCGGGCGAATTGGTGATCTGCAGCGACGTGCCGCTGGCCGACCGCTTGATCAAGAAGGGTGTCGCCGCCCTCGACCCGCGTGGGCGTGAATTCGATGAACGCAACATGGGCGAGCGCTTGGCAGTTCGCAACCTGTTCACCGAGTTGCGCGAGCAAGGCCAGGTCGGCGGCGGGCAGGCGCCTTATGGCGAGCGCGAGAAGCAGGCGTTCGCCAATGCCCTGGATCGGATCCTGACGCGCCTGTCGAAAGGGTGA
- the ubiD gene encoding 4-hydroxy-3-polyprenylbenzoate decarboxylase, whose protein sequence is MQYRDLRDFIRGLEQRGELKRIQVPISPVLEMTEVCDRTLRAKGPALLFEKPTGFDIPVLGNLFGTPERVAMGMGAESVDELREIGKLLAFLKEPEPPKGLKDAWSKLPIFKKVVSMAPKVVKDAVCQEVLVEGDDVDLSQLPIQHCWPGDVAPLITWGLTVTRGPNKERQNLGIYRQQVIGRNKVIMRWLSHRGGALDYREWCEKHPGQPFPVAVALGADPATILGAVTPVPDTLSEYAFAGLLRGNRTELVKCCGSDLQVPATAEIILEGVIHPGEMAPEGPYGDHTGYYNEVDSFPVFTVERITHRHKPIYHSTYTGRPPDEPAILGVALNEVFVPILQKQFPEIVDFYLPPEGCSYRMAVVTIKKQYPGHAKRVMLGVWSFLRQFMYTKFVIVTDDDINARDWNDVIWAITTRMDPKRDTVMIDNTPIDYLDFASPVSGLGSKMGLDATHKWPGETTREWGRAIVKDEAVTRRIDELWDQLGID, encoded by the coding sequence ATGCAGTATCGCGATTTGCGCGACTTCATCCGTGGCCTGGAGCAGCGCGGCGAACTCAAGCGCATCCAGGTTCCGATCTCCCCCGTCCTGGAAATGACCGAGGTCTGCGACCGCACCCTGCGCGCCAAGGGCCCGGCGCTGCTGTTCGAAAAGCCCACGGGCTTCGACATTCCGGTGCTGGGCAACCTGTTCGGCACGCCGGAGCGGGTGGCCATGGGCATGGGTGCCGAATCGGTCGATGAGCTGCGCGAAATCGGCAAGCTGCTGGCCTTCCTCAAGGAGCCCGAGCCGCCGAAGGGCTTGAAGGACGCCTGGTCGAAGCTGCCGATCTTCAAGAAGGTCGTGTCGATGGCGCCCAAGGTGGTCAAGGACGCGGTGTGCCAGGAAGTGCTGGTGGAGGGCGACGACGTCGACCTGTCCCAGTTGCCGATCCAGCACTGCTGGCCAGGCGACGTGGCGCCGCTGATCACCTGGGGCCTGACCGTCACCCGGGGCCCGAACAAAGAGCGCCAGAACCTGGGCATCTATCGCCAGCAGGTGATTGGCCGCAACAAGGTCATCATGCGCTGGCTCAGCCACCGTGGCGGCGCGTTGGACTACCGCGAGTGGTGCGAGAAGCACCCTGGCCAGCCATTCCCGGTCGCCGTCGCCCTCGGCGCGGACCCTGCGACCATCCTCGGCGCCGTGACCCCGGTGCCCGACACCTTGTCCGAGTACGCCTTCGCCGGCCTGCTGCGCGGCAACCGCACCGAGCTGGTCAAGTGCTGCGGCAGCGACCTGCAGGTGCCGGCCACCGCCGAGATCATCCTCGAAGGCGTCATCCACCCAGGTGAAATGGCCCCCGAAGGGCCTTACGGCGACCACACCGGCTACTACAACGAGGTGGACAGCTTCCCGGTGTTCACCGTCGAGCGCATCACCCACCGGCACAAACCGATCTACCACAGCACCTACACCGGCCGGCCACCGGATGAGCCGGCGATCCTTGGCGTCGCGCTGAACGAAGTGTTCGTGCCGATCCTGCAGAAGCAGTTCCCCGAGATCGTCGACTTTTACCTGCCGCCCGAAGGCTGCTCCTATCGCATGGCGGTGGTGACCATCAAGAAGCAGTACCCGGGCCACGCCAAGCGCGTGATGCTGGGGGTGTGGTCGTTCCTACGACAGTTCATGTACACCAAGTTCGTTATCGTCACTGACGACGATATCAACGCCCGCGACTGGAACGACGTGATCTGGGCCATCACCACGCGCATGGACCCCAAGCGTGATACGGTGATGATCGACAACACGCCGATCGACTACCTGGATTTCGCTTCGCCAGTGTCGGGCTTGGGGTCGAAGATGGGCCTGGATGCCACCCACAAGTGGCCGGGCGAGACTACACGCGAATGGGGCCGTGCCATCGTCAAGGACGAGGCCGTCACCCGCCGTATCGACGAGTTGTGGGATCAGTTGGGAATAGATTGA
- the elbB gene encoding isoprenoid biosynthesis glyoxalase ElbB, with amino-acid sequence MTKKVAVILSGCGVYDGAEIHESVITLLRLDQRGAQVQCFAPNIAQLHVIDHLTGQEMPESRNVLVESARIARGEVKDIREAKVEEFDALIVPGGFGAAKNLSNFAVEGAKCSVQPDVLALAEAFAEACKPVGLICISPALAAKIYGPEVVCTIGTDAATAAAVTEMGGKHEECDVHDIVEDTQRKLVTTPAYMEAKSISEAASGIYKLVDRVLELTHEGEQ; translated from the coding sequence ATGACCAAAAAAGTAGCGGTGATTCTTTCGGGCTGCGGCGTGTACGACGGCGCGGAAATCCATGAAAGCGTGATCACCCTCCTGCGCCTCGACCAACGCGGTGCGCAGGTGCAATGCTTCGCGCCGAACATCGCGCAGTTGCACGTGATCGACCACCTGACCGGCCAGGAGATGCCCGAATCGCGCAACGTGCTGGTCGAGTCGGCCCGCATCGCCCGCGGCGAGGTCAAGGACATCCGCGAAGCCAAGGTCGAGGAGTTCGACGCGCTGATCGTCCCCGGTGGTTTTGGCGCAGCCAAGAACCTCTCCAACTTCGCCGTCGAAGGCGCCAAGTGCAGCGTGCAACCCGACGTGCTGGCCCTGGCCGAAGCCTTTGCCGAGGCCTGCAAGCCGGTCGGCCTGATCTGCATCTCGCCAGCCCTGGCTGCCAAGATCTACGGCCCGGAAGTGGTCTGCACCATCGGCACCGACGCCGCCACCGCGGCCGCGGTGACCGAGATGGGCGGCAAGCATGAAGAGTGCGACGTGCATGACATCGTCGAGGATACCCAGCGCAAGCTGGTGACCACCCCGGCCTACATGGAAGCCAAGTCGATCAGCGAAGCGGCCAGCGGTATCTACAAGCTGGTGGACCGGGTACTCGAGCTGACCCACGAAGGCGAGCAGTAA
- a CDS encoding DUF3077 domain-containing protein, with translation MTEPNHGVTVGKETFDLFRLQSGVPFDHAFSQLSTLLGCIRHLTTEAEMENDRMAGSAARILSEMAKALIDDMERGMGVEGARTL, from the coding sequence ATGACCGAGCCCAACCACGGCGTTACCGTCGGCAAGGAAACCTTCGACCTGTTCCGCCTGCAATCAGGCGTCCCTTTCGATCACGCCTTCTCGCAGCTATCGACGTTGCTCGGCTGCATCCGCCACCTGACCACCGAAGCGGAAATGGAAAACGACCGCATGGCCGGCAGCGCAGCGCGGATCCTCAGCGAGATGGCCAAGGCGCTGATTGATGACATGGAGCGGGGGATGGGTGTTGAGGGTGCGCGCACGCTTTAA